GTTTACCGGGCCCTGAGTTATGACTTCCCCAGGGTGCTGACATTGGATGTAAAGGATTCCGTTTTCGTGGAAGTGGAGAACCCCCTGCCTCGTCCCCTTGCTATGTCCACTTTTTGGCTGCCCAATGTGCTTCTGTATTGCGACTACTTGATCACCATAACCCCTTTTAAGATTTGTGCCAGGCAGGGGAACTTCAGCATTAGAAACTTGCTCAACTTGCTACCTGCCAGTAAGTACCGTGGAAATGGCGGGGCTGACTGGGACGCCTTGTATAGCCTCGGAATAGACAAGGTGATCGCTGACCTATATTTCACCCTGCCTTTTGATCTAGGGATTGTCGATGCCCGTAAGAAATTCCTTAGTACCTCAGAACCTGAGGAAGGAGAAGCTGAAGAATTCGGTCATATCTTTGTGGGCGAACCCTACGAGGTAGACTATGAGGCCTCACACGCAGCAGGAGTGGTGACCGAATATCTGCAGTGGATCGAAATAGCCAAAACCCAATTATCAGAGGCTGATACATATCATTAGCCTCGCTGGCAAGAGGAAAGCAGGCAATCTAAGAGAACTGGGACTATAGGCAACTGATTAGTTTCTCGTGTCCCTGCGCTTCTTAGCTCTGCTCAAAAGGTAGAGACCAGTGCCCCACCAAAAACCAATTATCCCCAAGCCAACCCAGAGCTCACTGGTCGAGGTTCTTGCCCCTGAGCCGCAGCCACAAGAACCAGCCTCACCCTTTTTCTCAACAAAGCTAAAGGCGCCTGTCCAGCCGGCGGTATTCCCCGCCCCATCCACCGCTTTCACCCGCCAGTAGTGCTTCCCGCTCTTCAGCTTCTCGGTCACGGTATAGCTCGTGCCAACGATACCGCTTATCTGTAACTCGAGGGAACTGAAGTCCTCTTTGTCCGCTATCTGAAGGACATAGGTCACTCCACTGGGATCAGTGACTGCCGACCATTTGAACTCCGGGGTGCTATCCCTGGTCTTAGCTCCATCCTTGGGAGATAGCAAACTGG
Above is a window of Chloroflexota bacterium DNA encoding:
- a CDS encoding DUF362 domain-containing protein: MIFDADYFTFEPQPRVRWARRILIKPCACYPLPYPVSTSREILEKVITAIRKVSEADIILLEGHPHQEPMKPVYRALSYDFPRVLTLDVKDSVFVEVENPLPRPLAMSTFWLPNVLLYCDYLITITPFKICARQGNFSIRNLLNLLPASKYRGNGGADWDALYSLGIDKVIADLYFTLPFDLGIVDARKKFLSTSEPEEGEAEEFGHIFVGEPYEVDYEASHAAGVVTEYLQWIEIAKTQLSEADTYH